One region of Flavobacterium sp. KACC 22763 genomic DNA includes:
- the xrtF gene encoding exosortase family protein XrtF, with product MKKYLVQFKPFLIFISIFFLTYIVFTILYKFYLNSYQAEDLDAITVISGRNSEQLLKLFDYDVIIQKNSQNPWQDIILNGRFIAHITEGCNAVSVMILFVSFVAAFSGNLKKTLLFIIFGLISIYILNVIRISLLIVLVYHFPQYTRFLHGTFFPLMIYGYVFVLWIFWINRFSKYAK from the coding sequence TTGAAAAAATATTTAGTCCAGTTTAAGCCATTCCTGATTTTTATAAGCATTTTTTTTCTGACATATATTGTCTTTACAATTCTTTATAAATTTTATTTAAACAGTTATCAGGCGGAAGATCTTGATGCTATAACCGTGATTTCTGGAAGAAATTCAGAACAATTGCTGAAGCTTTTTGATTATGATGTAATAATTCAGAAAAATTCACAAAATCCGTGGCAGGATATCATTTTAAATGGCAGATTTATAGCACACATAACCGAAGGCTGTAATGCAGTAAGTGTAATGATACTTTTTGTATCGTTTGTAGCGGCTTTTTCTGGAAATTTGAAAAAGACACTATTATTTATAATCTTTGGACTTATATCCATTTATATTCTAAATGTCATTAGGATTTCGCTTCTGATTGTGCTTGTGTATCACTTTCCGCAATATACCCGTTTTCTGCATGGAACTTTTTTTCCTCTGATGATTTACGGATATGTTTTTGTTTTATGGATTTTCTGGATCAATAGATTTTCAAAATATGCTAAATAA
- a CDS encoding exosortase F system-associated membrane protein, with amino-acid sequence MLNKLKENKLKIFVAIVVVLGFALIRTFESKMFYDPFLSYFSADFHSIPYPPVEKFKLFAGLFFRYFLNSALSLLLIFVLFQNRDIFKFSLFVYGFFLALFLIAFYIILEYFPDGSWLLFYVRRFLIQPILVLLFIPGFYYQLQKTKK; translated from the coding sequence ATGCTAAATAAATTAAAAGAGAATAAGTTAAAAATCTTTGTTGCAATTGTTGTTGTACTAGGTTTTGCATTGATTAGGACATTTGAAAGTAAAATGTTTTATGATCCTTTTCTGTCATATTTCAGCGCTGATTTTCATTCGATACCATATCCTCCAGTTGAAAAATTTAAGCTTTTTGCAGGGCTTTTTTTTCGGTATTTTTTAAATTCGGCGTTATCACTTTTGCTTATTTTCGTTTTGTTTCAAAATCGAGATATTTTTAAATTCAGTCTATTTGTATACGGCTTTTTTTTGGCCTTGTTTTTAATTGCATTTTATATTATTCTCGAATATTTTCCAGACGGAAGCTGGCTTCTATTTTATGTGCGTCGATTTTTGATTCAGCCTATTTTAGTGCTATTATTTATTCCTGGATTTTACTATCAGCTTCAAAAAACTAAAAAATAA
- a CDS encoding HYC_CC_PP family protein gives MNLKKCTGLFLAFLLLVSNIGFAFDVHYCGGEIASVSLKTTAEPVVEKKCCGSKEKENSCCKDKVVHFEKKSDNATIKFFFFQFAFPAVVQDYKPLVFLEVPTFKKKEVLSYYADANAPPLFKLYHQYIFYS, from the coding sequence ATGAATTTGAAAAAGTGTACAGGTCTATTTTTAGCGTTCCTTTTATTGGTCTCCAATATTGGGTTTGCTTTTGACGTACATTATTGTGGCGGAGAAATTGCTTCGGTTTCTTTAAAAACTACGGCAGAACCTGTTGTTGAAAAGAAATGTTGCGGCTCTAAAGAGAAAGAAAACTCTTGCTGTAAAGATAAAGTTGTTCATTTTGAAAAGAAATCAGACAATGCAACAATCAAATTCTTCTTTTTTCAATTTGCTTTCCCAGCAGTTGTACAAGATTATAAGCCTTTAGTCTTTTTAGAAGTTCCAACTTTTAAAAAGAAAGAAGTTCTTTCGTATTACGCTGATGCGAATGCGCCCCCCTTATTTAAATTATACCATCAGTATATTTTCTATTCCTGA